The DNA region AGGTGGCACGCGCTCGCGGTGCGGTGCCCCGCCTCGGCGCCGGCGGCCACCGGCCGGCCCCCGCGGACCGCGTCGAGAAACCCCCGTCGGTGCACCGCGTACGGGTCGACCCGCGGGAGCTCCACGCCTTGGAGCAGAGACGGCGGCTCCGCCGAGAGCCCGCAGCCGTGAACGGCGACGAACAGTTTTCCCTCGGTCCCTTCCAGCGTCAGCCCGCGTGGCGCGGAGTTGTCCCCCACCATCTTCATGCCGGTGGGGTAGTGGTTCTCGAAGTTGAACGTGATGAACGCGTCGTAGAAGCCGCCACGCGGCGGCGTGCCGGTCGCCTCGACGCGGGTCGGGCCCGTGGCGTCGAGCCCCAGGATCATGTGCGCCAGGTCGATGACGTGGGCGCCGCGGTCGGTGATCTCTCCGCCCCCGTAGCGGCGGTGGAACCGCCAGAAGAAGTGGCAGCGCTTCTCATTGTAGGGGGACACGGGGGTGTGCCCCAGCCAGAAGTCGTAGTCCAGCCCCGCGGGGGGATCGGCGTCCGGCGGGGGGGTGGTGAAGTGCTCTACTTCTTGCAGGTGCGCGTCGAGGTTCGGCAGGTGGATCCGCACCGTGTGGACCTCGCCGAGCCGTCCCTGGTCGACTAGCTGCTTGGCGGCCGAGGCGCCGGGGTTCGACCGCTCCATCGACCCGGTCTGCAGCACCACCCCCGCGTCTGCGACCGCTTTGCACAACGCACGCCCCTCGCCTATCGAGTTGGTC from Pirellulimonas nuda includes:
- a CDS encoding Gfo/Idh/MocA family protein; this translates as MHTNDLDRAGNRREFLRRAAAIAGAAAAVPATRLWAGAPSDRLGVACVGTGGMGGMHLDWLAQQPDVRVVAVCDVDAGHLKGASARFPDALASGDFREVVGRPDVDVVFVATPDHWHALVGIAAARAGKHLYCEKPLTNSIGEGRALCKAVADAGVVLQTGSMERSNPGASAAKQLVDQGRLGEVHTVRIHLPNLDAHLQEVEHFTTPPPDADPPAGLDYDFWLGHTPVSPYNEKRCHFFWRFHRRYGGGEITDRGAHVIDLAHMILGLDATGPTRVEATGTPPRGGFYDAFITFNFENHYPTGMKMVGDNSAPRGLTLEGTEGKLFVAVHGCGLSAEPPSLLQGVELPRVDPYAVHRRGFLDAVRGGRPVAAGAEAGHRTASACHLINLAMVTGKPFAWDPATELSDSDAVNALLSPSMRSPWRL